From Archaeoglobus sulfaticallidus PM70-1:
CACAGCTATTTCCTGAAGTTGAAGAGTTGCGATTCAAAAGATGATGCAATTGAAATGCTGAAGCAGATCTGGTACTACGAGATTCTCCCACTGCTCCAGGAGTACTTCTACGACAGTCCAGAAAAGCTTAGAGATGTCCTAAACGGAAAGTTCGTAGAAGTTGGGGAGAACTATTTCGATTTTAGAGAGGAGAAAGACTTCGTCGGAGCTCTCGAAGAGGTTGCAAAGCCCAAAACGGAAGAGGGGTAACATTGAGAGACACTATAACTCTTTTAGAGTACGACTCAGTTGAATACGAAATCGTTGACACCGAAGAAGAGGGCTACGATGAATCAGAGAAAAAGCTCTACATGTCCGAGAAAACAATGCTTCAGCTTGAGAGACTGAACAGAGAGCAGAAGTTCGTTGAAATATATAGAGGAAGGATAAAGGCTCTGAACTACGCAGGAGTTGCCAAGGTTGGTAGCATTAAGATAGAAATTATACCAAAGTTCCTGATAGGGAAGGATTCAGAAGAAATTAAACCAAAAGTGATGAGTAATTTACTTCAAATGCTAAGATATACTCGTAGATTAAACATTAGGAAAGTAGAGTTTGCTGAGTTAGATTTTAAGAGTGACTTCTTCGAGGTCTTTGTGCATCTATTCGCTAAGAACCTCCTTAATCTCCTTAAGGTCAAGCATGACAGGGGCTATGTGAGGCGGTATGATGAACTGAGGTTCGTGAAGGAGAGAATAGACACAAGAAAGTACGGTGCAAATCCGGCAAAGCTGCATAGAATCCCGTGCATATATCACGAGAGGTCGATGGACACCCCAATAAACAGGACATTGAAGTACACAAGTTACCTGATGTTGAGGCTGGTAAGGAGCAGGGAGAACTACAGACTTTTGAAGCAGATAATTTCAATCCTCGATCCGGTCGAGCTGACTCCTGTAAGCCCGGATCTGGTAAAGAGGATAAGCTTCAGCAGACTCAACGCAGAATTTGAACCTTTTATAAACTTCTGCTGGTTGTTCCTTCGTGGATGCTCTCTAACTCTTCAGGCGTCGAATGTCGAGTTCTTCTCGTTAATGATTCCTATGGAGAGGTTATTTGAGGAGTTCATAGGCGAGGTAATCAGGGATAATCCCCGAATAGTTCCTGAGAATGTGAGGGGTAGCATTCTAATCCAGAAAAGAATTGGACACTTGGCCACTAAAAATGGCAAGAGGAAGTTTGAGCTCAGACCCGATATAAGGATAGAAGGTGTGGGGAAAGCAATAGTAGACACCAAGTATAAGCTGCTCAGTTTAGAGGAGAGAAATTACGGAGTTTCACAACAGGATCTGTACCAGATGTACGCCTACTGTAAAGAGTCAGATACCACGAAGTGCCTGCTGATCTATCCTGAGGGTCTTAACGGCAAGATAGAAAGCCGATGGAGACTCGGAAAAGATGAAGATATTGAACTTCATGTAAAAACAGTTTCGCTCATCCACGATCTAACCTCCAAAAATGGCTGGTCAGAATTTATTGGAGAACTTGAAGAGACACTACGTTGTTTGAGTGAAGATGATGCCTGAAAAATTACGATTTAAGTTGTACCACTTGAGAAATAATGGAAATTCTTGCATCGAAGAACATCCCACTGCAGTACGATGACGAAGATCTGAAAGAGGATATTGAAACACTGGAGAAGCTGTTATGATAGTCGTGTCAAACTCAGGTCCCCTGATCACACTGGCAAAAATCGGGAAGCTGAACATTCTAAGGGTGCTTTTTGGTGAAGTAACAATTCCAAAAGCTGTCCGTGTAGAAGTTGTTGAAAAAGGTAGGCTATAATCTTTAAAATTGAACGAAAAATTTAAGTATTTATGATCCAATCAACTACAGTGAAAGCATACATCACGATCCTCGGCAGATCCACATGGGCCCTAATTAACACATACTATGCCATTCTCAGCGAGAAAACATACTATCCCGACATCGTTTACATCTTTGCAGAAGACATCTACGCAGACCAGCTCGATAAAGCGATAAGAGGCATAGAAATTCTTTCAGAGGAGTTTGGATTCGAACCCGAAATAAGGCAGGAAATCGTCAGAGAATCGGACTTTGTTGAGGCTGGATTTAAAATCACATCCTTGATCAGGGACCTCAAGCAGAACGGTTACAGTGTGGCGATAGACGTGACGCCTGGCAGGAAAGCACTTGTTGCTGGAGCTTTAATTCCAATCTCCAAGATTGGTGTTGACCACGTCTTCTACTTAGCCATCAAAACGCTTGACAACGCATCAAAACCATACAGGATGATTCCGCTGCAGATTCAGGAGCTTAAAGATTTCGTTGAGGATGCAAAGGTTTACAGAGGTGATGCTAGTGAATGAAGTTGTTGTTACTCGGGATGAGCTGCAGATCCTGCTCAACATGGAAGATGAGATCAGCGTTATGTACCCATTCTACAAACACTTCCGGCTTCTGACAGCGAAGCCGGAAGGAGAAGAATACAGGCTGAAGGTTTTTGCTGGCGAATACGATTTTGACAGA
This genomic window contains:
- a CDS encoding McrC family protein; the encoded protein is MRDTITLLEYDSVEYEIVDTEEEGYDESEKKLYMSEKTMLQLERLNREQKFVEIYRGRIKALNYAGVAKVGSIKIEIIPKFLIGKDSEEIKPKVMSNLLQMLRYTRRLNIRKVEFAELDFKSDFFEVFVHLFAKNLLNLLKVKHDRGYVRRYDELRFVKERIDTRKYGANPAKLHRIPCIYHERSMDTPINRTLKYTSYLMLRLVRSRENYRLLKQIISILDPVELTPVSPDLVKRISFSRLNAEFEPFINFCWLFLRGCSLTLQASNVEFFSLMIPMERLFEEFIGEVIRDNPRIVPENVRGSILIQKRIGHLATKNGKRKFELRPDIRIEGVGKAIVDTKYKLLSLEERNYGVSQQDLYQMYAYCKESDTTKCLLIYPEGLNGKIESRWRLGKDEDIELHVKTVSLIHDLTSKNGWSEFIGELEETLRCLSEDDA